Proteins from a single region of Canis aureus isolate CA01 chromosome 26, VMU_Caureus_v.1.0, whole genome shotgun sequence:
- the NCOA6 gene encoding nuclear receptor coactivator 6 isoform X3 yields the protein MVLDDLPNLEDIYTSLCSSTMEDSEMDFDSGLEDDDTKSENILEDSTIFVAFKGNIDDKDFKWKLDTILENVPNLLHMESSKLKVQKVEPWNSVRVTFNIPREAAERLRILAQSNNQQLRDLGILSVQIEGEGAINLALAQNRSQDVRMNGPMGAGNSVRMEAAFPMAGGPGLIRMTSPATVMIPQSVNVSSSMMAPGPNSELQPRTPRPASQSDAMDPLLSGLHLQPQNHPSGSLAPPHHPMQPVPVNRQMNPTGFPQLQQQQQQQQQQQQQQQQQQLQARPPQQHQQQQPQGIRPQFTAPTQVPVPPGWNQLPSGALQPPPAQGSLGTMTANQGWKKAPLPGPMQQQLQARPSLATVQTPSHPPPPYPFGSQQASQAHTNFPQMSNPGQFTAPQMKSLQGGPSRVPTPLQQPHLTNKSPASSPSSFQQGSPASSPTVNQTQQQMGPRPPQNNPLPQGFQQPVSSPGRNPMVQQGNVPPNFMVMQQQPPNQGPQSLHPGLGAGQANPNFMQGQVPSTTATTPGNSGAPQLQANQNVQHAGGQGAGPPQNQMQVSHGPPNMMQPSLMGIHGNMNSQQAGSSGVPQVNLSNMQGQPQQGPPSQLMSMHQQIVPSQGQMVQQQGTLNPQNPMILSRAQLMPQGQMMVNPQSQNLGPSPQRMTPPKQILPQQGPQMMAPHNQMMGPQGQVLLQQNPMIEQIMTNQMQGNKQQFNTQNQSSVMPGPAQIMRGPTPNMQGNMVQFTGQISGQMLPQQGPVNNSPSQVMGIQGQVLRPPGPSPHMAQQHGDPATTANSDVSLSQMMPDVSMQQSNMVPPHVQAMQGNSASGNHFSGHGMPFNAPFSGAPNGNQMSCGQNPGFPVNKDVTLTSPLLVNLLQSDISAGHFGVNNKQNNTNANKPKKKKPPRKKKNSQQDLNTPDTRPAGLEEADQQSLPGEQGINLDNSGPKLPEFSNRPPGYPSQPVEQRPLQQMPPQLMQHVAAPPQPPQQQPQPQLPPPPQQPPPPSQPQSQQQQQQQQQMMMMLMMQQDPKSVRLPVSQNVHPPRGPLNPDSQRMPMQQSGNVPVMVSLQGPASVPPSPDKQRMPMPLNTPLGSNSRKMVYQENPQNPSSSPLGEMSSLPEASGSEVPSVSGGPNNMPSHLVVSQNQLMMTGPKPGPSPLSATQGATPQQPPVNSLPSSHGHHFPNVAAPTQTSRPKTPNRASPRPYYPQTPNNRPPSTEPSEISLSPERLNASIAGLFPPQINIPLPPRPNLNRGFDQQGLNPTTLKAIGQAPSNLTMNNPSNFAAPQTHKLDSVVVNSGKQSNSGATKRASPSNSRRSSPGSSRKTTPSPGRQNSKTPKLTLASQTNTTLLQNVELPRNVLVSPTPLANPSVPGSFPNNSGLNPQNPTMPVAAVGGVLEDNKESLNVPQDSDCQNSQGRKEQVNIELKTVPTQEVKMVVPEDQSKKDGQPMDPNKLPSVEENKNLVSPAMREAPTSLSQLLDNSGAPNVTIKPPGLTDLEVTPPVVSGEDLKKASVIPTLQDPSSKEPSNSLNLPHTNEPCSTLMHPELSEVSSNVAPSIPPVMSRPVSSSSISTPLPPNQITVFVTSNPITTSANTSAALPTHLQSALMSTVVTMPNVGSKVMVSEGQSAAQSNARPQFITPVFINSSSIIQVMKGSQPSTIPAAPLTTNSGLMPPSVAVVGPLHIPQNIKFSSAPVPPNVPSSSTAPNIQTGRPLVLNSRATPVQLPSPPCTTSPVVPPHPPVQQVKELNPDEASPQVSTSADQSTLPSSQSTTMVSPLLTNSPGSSVNRRSPVSSSKGKGKVDKIGQILLTKACKKVTGSLEKGEEQYGADGETEGQGLETTTPGLMGTEQLPTELDSKTPTPPAPTLLKMTSSPVGPGSTSTGPSLPGGTLPTSVRSIVTTLVPSELISAAPATKNNHVGIAPEPLVGGLVEEKVGSHPELLPSIAPSPSLVSKETTATTLQGSVARPELEANAVIVAGQSSEPKEIIEKSKTPSRRNSRTEEPTVASESVENGHRKRSSRPASASSSTKDITSAVQSKRRKSK from the exons gaCTAATAAGGATGACCAGCCCTGCCACTGTTATGATACCCCAGAGTGTAAATGTGTCATCTTCCATGATGGCACCAGGCCCCAATTCAGAGCTGCAACCCAGGACTCCTCGCCCTGCTTCTCAGTCAG ATGCAATGGATCCACTCCTCTCTGGGCTCCATTTACAGCCACAGAATCATCCCTCAGGATCTTTAGCTCCCCCGCACCACCCAATGCAGCCTGTCCCTGTGAACAGACAAATGAACCCAACTGGTTTTCcccagctgcagcagcagcaacagcagcagcagcagcagcaacaacaacagcagcagcagcagctacagGCAAGACCCCCACAGCAACATCAGCAGCAACAGCCACAGGGAATTCGACCCCAGTTTACTGCCCCAACTCAGGTGCCTGTTCCTCCAGGCTGGAACCAGCTGCCTTCTGGAGCCCTTCAGCCTCCTCCAGCCCAGGGTTCTCTGGGCACAATGACTGCAAACCAAGGGTGGAAGAAGGCTCCCTTGCCTGGCCCAATGCAACAGCAACTCCAGGCAAGACCATCCTTAGCCACGGTACAGACaccttcccaccctccccctccaTATCCCTTTGGCAGCCAGCAAGCCTCACAAGCCCATACAAACTTTCCTCAGATGAGCAACCCAGGCCAGTTCACAGCTCCTCAGATGAAGAGCTTGCAGGGAGGGCCCTCCAGGGTCCCAACCCCCCTGCAGCAGCCCCACCTCACCAACAAGTCTCCTGcctcctcaccttcctccttCCAGCAGGGATCCCCTGCATCCTCCCCAACGGTTAACCAAACTCAGCAGCAGATGGGACCAAGGCCACCTCAAAATAACCCACTTCCCCAGGGATTTCAGCAGCCCGTCAGCTCTCCCGGTCGGAATCCTATGGTTCAACAGGGAAATGTGCCACCTAACTTCATGGTGATGCAGCAGCAACCACCAAACCAGGGGCCACAGAGTTTACATCCAGGCCTAGGAG CAGGACAGGCCAATCCGAACTTTATGCAAGGTCAGGTGCCTTCGACCACAGCAACCACCCCTGGGAATTCAGGAGCCCCTCAGCTGCAAGCAAATCAAAATGTCCAGCATGCAG gtggCCAAGGAGCTGGTCCTCCTCAAAACCAGATGCAGGTGTCCCATGGGCCACCAAATATGATGCAGCCCAGCCTCATGGGAATTCATGGCAACATGAACAGCCAGCAGGCTGGTAGTTCTGGGGTTCCTCAGGTGAACCTGAGCAACATGCAAGGCCAGCCTCAGCAGGGCCCACCGTCTCAGCTGATGAGCATGCACCAGCAGATTGTGCCCTCCCAGGGCCAGATGGTCCAGCAACAAGGAACCTTGAACCCTCAGAACCCTATGATCCTTTCAAGGGCCCAGCTTATGCCTCAGGGCCAGATGATGGTGAACCCTCAAAGCCAAAATCTTGGGCCCTCGCCCCAAAGGATGACCCCACCCAAACAGATTCTTCCCCAGCAGGGCCCACAAATGATGGCACCCCATAACCAGATGATGGGGCCTCAGGGGCAAGTTTTACTCCAACAGAACCCAATGATAGAACAGATAATGACCAATCAGATGCAGGGGAATAAGCAACAGTTTAACACTCAGAACCAATCCAGTGTCATGCCGGGACCAGCACAGATAATGAGGGGACCAACTCCAAACATGCAAGGAAACATGGTGCAGTTTACGGGACAGATATCAGGACAGATGCTGCCACAGCAAGGGCCTGTGAACAACAGTCCATCTCAGGTTATGGGGATTCAGGGGCAGGTCTTGCGACCACCAGGGCCCAGCCCACACATGGCCCAGCAGCATGGTGATCCTGCTACTACAGCAAACAGTGATGTCAGTTTGTCTCAGATGATGCCTGATGTTAGCATGCAACAAAGCAACATGGTTCCCCCccacgtgcaggccatgcagggcaACAGTGCCTCGGGAAACCACTTCTCAGGCCATGGGATGCCTTTCAATGCACCTTTCAGTGGAGCACCCAATGGAAATCAGATGTCCTGTGGTCAGAATCCAGGCTTCCCAGTCAATAAGGATGTCACACTAACAAGCCCATTGTTGGTCAACTTATTGCAAAGTGACATCTCTGCAGGCCATTTTGGGGTaaacaataagcaaaataatacCAACGCAAATAAACCGAAGAAGAAGAAACCCCCTcggaagaagaaaaatagtcaGCAAGATCTAAA tactcCAGATACTCGCCCAGCTGGGCTGGAAGAGGCCGATCAGCAGTCGTTGCCAGGAGAACAAGGAATTAACTTGGACAACTCGGGCCCTAAACTGCCAGAATTTTCAAACCGACCACCAG GTTATCCTTCTCAACCAGTTGAACAGAGGCCACTTCAGCAGATGCCTCCTCAGCTCATGCAGCATGTGGCAGCCCCACCACAGCCAccacagcagcagccacagccacAACTGCCACCGCCGCCACAGCAGCCACCGCCTCCCAGTCAGCCACAGTctcaacagcagcagcagcagcagcaacagatgatgatgatgctcATGATGCAGCAAGACCCCAAATCAGTTAGGCTTCCAGTCTCCCAAAATGTCCACCCCCCACGAGGCCCCCTGAACCCAGACTCCCAGAGAATGCCCATGCAGCAGAGTGGCAATGTGCCTGTCATGGTCAGTTTACAAGGACCTGCTTCCGTGCCACCATCACCTGATAAACAAAGAATGCCAATGCCTTTGAATACTCCTTTGGGAAGCAATTCAAGGAAAATGGTATACCAGGAGAATCCCCAGAATCCTTCTAGCTCACCACTGGGAGAGATGTCCTCACTCCCTGAAGCGAGTGGCAGTGAAGTACCATCTGTCTCAGGAGGCCCAAACAACATGCCTTCACATTTAGTAGTTTCCCAGAATCAGTTAATGATGACAGGGCCAAAACCCGGACCATCGCCCCTTTCAGCAACTCAAGGTGCAACTCCCCAGCAACCCCCTGTAAATTCCTTGCCCAGCTCCCATGGCCACCATTTTCCAAATGTGGCTGCTCCAACCCAAACATCTAGGCCTAAAACACCAAACAGAGCCAGCCCCAGGCCCTACTATCCTCAGACACCCAACAATCGCCCTCCCAGCACAGAACCTTCAGAGATCAGTCTATCACCAGAAAGACTCAATGCCTCCATAGCAGGACTCTTTCCCCCACAGATTAATATTCCTTTACCTCCTAGGCCAAATTTAAACAGGGGCTTTGATCAGCAGGGCCTGAACCCAACAACTTTAAAGGCCATTGGGCAAGCACCTTCAAATCTTACCATGAATAATCCTTCCAATTTTGCTGCCCCACAAACTCACAAATTAGATTCTGTGGTGGTGAATTCTGGAAAGCAGTCTAATTCTGGAGCAACAAAACGGGCTAGCCCAAGCAACAGTCGCAGGTCTAGTCCTGGGTCCAGTAGGAAAACCACCCCAAGTCCTGGGAGACAGAATTCAAAAACCCCTAAACTTACTCTGGCCTCTCAGACAAACACAACCCTGTTGCAAAACGTGGAGTTGCCAAGAAACGTATTGGTCAGTCCCACTCCTTTGGCCAATCCCTCTGTACCTGGGAGCTTTCCTAACAACAGTGGGCTGAATCCTCAGAATCCTACCATGCCTGTGGCTGCAGTGGGGGGTGTTCTCGAGGATAACAAGGAGAGCTTGAATGTGCCTCAGGACAGCGATTGCCAGAATTCCCAGGGTAGGAAGGAGCAGGTAAACATTGAGCTCAAAACAGTCCCTACCCAAGAAGTTAAAATGGTTGTCCCTGAAGATCAGTCTAAAAAGGATGGGCAACCTATGGATCCTAACAAACTTCCCAGTGTTGAAGAGAACAAAAATTTGGTGTCTCCTGCTATGAGGGAAGCACCGACATCATTAAGTCAACTTCTTGACAACTCTGGAGCTCCTAACGTGACCATTAAACCCCCTGGGCTTACAGATCTGGAAGTAACACCCCCAGTAGTTTCTGGGGAGGACCTGAAAAAAGCATCTGTCATTCCCACACTGCAGGATCCGTCTTCTAAAGAACCCTCTAATTCCCTAAATTTACCTCACACTAATGAGCCGTGTTCAACCCTTATGCATCCAGAATTGAGTGAGGTCAGTTCTAATGTTGCACCAAGCATCCCTCCAGTAATGTCAAGACCTGTCAGCTCTTCCTCCATCTCCACCCCCTTGCCCCCAAATCAGATAACTGTTTTTGTAACTTCCAATCCTATCACAACTTCAGCTAACACATCAGCAGCTCTGCCAACTCACCTGCAGTCTGCACTGATGTCAACAGTTGTCACAATGCCCAATGTGGGTAGCAAGGTTATGGTTTCTGAGGGACAGTCAGCTGCTCAGTCTAATGCCCGGCCTCAGTTCATTACACCTGTCTTTATCAATTCATCCTCAATAATTCAGGTTATGAAAGGATCACAGCCAAGTACAATTCCTGCAGCCCCACTGACAACCAACTCTGGCTTGATGCCTCCCTCTGTTGCAGTTGTTGGCCCTTTACACATACCTCAGAACATAAAGTTTTCTTCTGCTCCTGTACCGCCTAATGTCCCCTCCAGTAGTACTGCTCCAAATATACAGACTGGTCGACCCTTAGTCCTTAACTCACGAGCCACCCCTGTTCAGCTTCCTTCCCCTCCTTGTACAACTTCTCCAGTTGTCCCTCCTCATCCCCCTGTCCAGCAAGTGAAAGAATTGAATCCAGATGAGGCTAGTCCTCAGGTGAGCACCTCAGCAGATCAGAGCACTCTGCCCTCTTCACAGTCAACCACAATGGTTTCTCCCCTTTTGACCAATAGTCCAGGCTCCTCTGTCAACCGGCGAAGCCCAGTCTCATCTAGTAAGGGCAAAGGAAAAGTGGACAAAATCGGCCAGATTTTGCTGACCAAGGCATGTAAGAAAGTTACAGGCTCTCTTGAGAAAGGGGAAGAGCAATATGGTGCAGATGGAGAGACCGAAGGCCAAGGGCTAGAGACTACAACTCCAGGGCTCATGGGAACAGAGCAGTTACCCACAGAGCTGGACAGTAAAACCCCAACACCCCCAGCACCCACTCTGCTAAAAATGACCTCTAGCCCTGTGGGCCCAGGCTCCACCTCAACAGGACCCAGCTTACCTGGCGGTACTCTCCCCACCAGTGTACGCTCGATAGTAACCACTCTGGTACCCTCTGAGCTCATCTCCGCTGCGCCGGCCACAAAAAACAATCATGTTGGCATAGCACCTGAGCCACTTGTGGGTGGCCTAGTGGAGGAGAAGGTGGGATCCCATCCAGAGCTTCTGCCCAGCATAG cCCCATCACCGAGTTTAGTCTCAAAGGAAACTACAGCCACAACACTGCAGGGGTCTGTTGCCAGACCAG aactcgAGGCAAATGCTGTCATAGTCGCTGGACAAAG CAGTGAGCCCAAAGAGATCATTGAAAAGTCCAAAACCCCAAGCCGAAGAAACTCCCGAACCGAAGAGCCAACTGTGGCTTCTGAAAGTGTAGAAAATGGACATCGCAAGCGATCCTCTCGGCCTGCTTCAGCCTCCAGTTCTACTAAAG ACATAACCAGTGCAGTGCAATCCAAGAGAAGAAAATCCAAGTAA